The following proteins are co-located in the Pseudarthrobacter siccitolerans genome:
- the tgt gene encoding tRNA guanosine(34) transglycosylase Tgt, which translates to MPANPVSAPSPAAPAAAPAREAALPGALSRQSEFGFRVGSRLAETCPPSAAQLESNGGAFLGRTGTITTPHGEIRTPAFIAVGTKATVKAVLPESMADLGAQALLANAYHLYLQPGADILDEAGGLGAFMNWSGPTFTDSGGFQVMSLGSGFKKVIDMKSVDASGPDDAVAPGKERLAHIDDDGVWFKSHLNGDKHRFSPEISMRVQHQIGADIMFAFDELTTLQNSRGYQEESLERTRLWALRCIEEHFRLTSAREGKPYQALFGVIQGAQYEDLRRKACRDLGAMPFDGFGIGGALEKENLGTIVRWCNEELPEDKPRHLLGISEPDDIFTAIENGADTFDCVSPTRVARNSAFYTPQGRFNLSGAKYKRDFGPLQEGCDCYACTHYSRAYIHHLFKAKEMVSATLISIHNERFVVKMVDDARLAIEAGTFFEFKAETLGRYYS; encoded by the coding sequence GTGCCAGCCAACCCTGTTTCCGCTCCGTCCCCCGCTGCCCCGGCGGCTGCCCCAGCCAGGGAAGCCGCGCTGCCTGGCGCGCTCTCCCGGCAGTCCGAGTTCGGCTTCCGAGTAGGCTCCCGCCTTGCCGAAACGTGCCCGCCGTCGGCTGCCCAACTGGAGTCCAACGGCGGTGCATTCCTGGGCCGCACCGGCACCATCACGACGCCCCACGGAGAAATCCGGACGCCCGCGTTCATCGCCGTCGGAACAAAGGCCACGGTGAAGGCGGTGCTGCCCGAATCGATGGCTGACCTTGGCGCGCAGGCACTGCTGGCCAACGCCTACCACCTGTACCTGCAGCCGGGAGCGGACATCCTCGATGAAGCCGGCGGCCTCGGCGCGTTCATGAACTGGTCCGGGCCCACGTTCACGGACTCCGGCGGATTCCAGGTGATGAGCCTGGGCTCGGGGTTCAAGAAAGTCATCGACATGAAATCGGTGGACGCTTCCGGGCCCGATGACGCCGTAGCTCCCGGCAAGGAACGCCTGGCCCATATCGACGACGACGGCGTCTGGTTCAAGAGCCACCTGAACGGTGACAAGCACCGCTTCTCCCCCGAGATCTCGATGCGGGTCCAGCACCAGATCGGCGCGGACATCATGTTCGCCTTCGACGAGCTGACCACCCTGCAGAACTCCCGCGGGTACCAGGAGGAATCGCTGGAGCGAACGCGGCTGTGGGCGCTGCGCTGCATCGAGGAGCACTTCCGGCTGACCTCGGCCCGTGAGGGCAAGCCGTACCAGGCACTGTTCGGCGTGATCCAGGGGGCCCAGTACGAGGACCTGCGCCGGAAAGCCTGCCGGGATCTGGGCGCCATGCCATTTGACGGTTTCGGCATCGGCGGGGCCCTCGAGAAGGAGAACCTGGGCACGATCGTCCGGTGGTGCAACGAGGAACTGCCGGAGGACAAACCGCGCCATCTGCTGGGCATCTCCGAGCCGGACGATATCTTCACGGCCATCGAAAACGGCGCAGACACTTTCGACTGCGTCTCACCTACCCGCGTGGCCCGGAACTCCGCGTTCTACACGCCGCAGGGCCGCTTCAACCTTTCGGGCGCCAAGTACAAGCGCGATTTCGGCCCGCTCCAGGAGGGCTGCGATTGCTACGCGTGCACCCATTACTCGCGGGCGTACATCCACCACCTGTTCAAGGCCAAGGAGATGGTCTCCGCCACGCTGATCTCCATCCACAATGAGCGGTTCGTGGTGAAGATGGTGGACGATGCACGGCTGGCCATCGAAGCCGGCACCTTCTTCGAGTTCAAGGCCGAGACCCTGGGCCGGTATTACTCATGA
- a CDS encoding SRPBCC family protein — protein sequence MTNNLSVVINADAPQVWTMLREPARVAQWHGWQAEDLDAEINQIYFSGDEEESPDHTSFTVHGGDVFELHPEPNGTRVSITRAALDHNSEWAAWDEDITQGWLTFLQQLRFALEHHPHGKRHTLFLQVPGGPGSGIEKLGLSDVPAPGEDYGLTLATGEKISGKVWYRSNHQVGLTVHSYADRGDGLLIVADQPKIADVRPDGGSLVIVSTYGLGAARVDAIRTSWDSWRAENYPTSEPVS from the coding sequence ATGACGAACAATCTGAGCGTTGTGATCAATGCTGACGCGCCGCAGGTCTGGACGATGCTGCGCGAACCGGCCAGGGTGGCCCAATGGCACGGCTGGCAGGCCGAGGACCTGGACGCCGAGATCAATCAGATCTACTTTTCCGGGGACGAAGAGGAATCACCGGACCACACGAGCTTCACGGTCCACGGCGGCGACGTCTTCGAGCTCCATCCGGAGCCCAACGGAACCCGCGTTAGCATCACCCGGGCAGCGCTGGACCACAATTCGGAATGGGCTGCGTGGGACGAGGACATCACCCAGGGCTGGCTGACATTCCTGCAGCAACTCCGTTTCGCCTTGGAACACCACCCGCACGGCAAGCGCCACACCTTGTTCCTGCAAGTTCCCGGCGGACCAGGCTCCGGCATTGAAAAGCTCGGCCTCTCGGATGTGCCGGCGCCGGGCGAGGACTACGGGCTGACATTGGCCACCGGCGAGAAGATCTCCGGGAAAGTCTGGTACCGGAGCAATCACCAGGTGGGCCTCACGGTCCACAGCTACGCGGATCGCGGCGACGGCCTGCTGATAGTTGCCGACCAGCCAAAAATCGCGGACGTCCGGCCCGACGGCGGATCGCTGGTGATTGTTTCCACCTACGGCCTGGGTGCCGCCAGGGTGGACGCGATCCGCACATCCTGGGACTCCTGGCGGGCTGAGAACTACCCCACATCAGAACCGGTGAGCTGA